The window ACGTCTTTGGCGCCGTCGCGCTTGCCTAATTTCTTGTTGCCCTGCTCGTTCATGATATGCGGCAGATGCGCGAAAACAGGCCGCGGCAATCCTAATGCCTCGTAGAGTGCCAGATAATTTGGCATGCTCGAGATGAACTCTTGGCCGCGAATAACGTGGGTGATATTCATCTCGGTGTCGTCGATGATGTGGGCAAAATTGTAGGTCGGGTAGCCGTCAGACTTGATGAGGATGAAGTCGTCAACTACCTCGGGGCTGGTGGTGACGTCACCCATGACCTCGTCGTGGTAGGTGTAGCTTTTGGGCTCAGTCTTGAAGCGCAGCGGCATCGTGCCGTCCCACTCCGGTGGATTGTCAGGGCGATGATCACGGTAGCGAAAGGCGCGCTTCTCGGCCTGGGCGGCGTCGCGAAATGCTTGGATTTGCTCAGGTGTGTAGGGATCAGCGTAGGCGCGGCCGGCGTCGATTAGTTTCTGCGCCCACTGGCGGTAATGTTCGAGCCGCTGGCTTTGGATGTATGGTCCGTGTGGCCCACCAATGTCCGGGCCTTCGTCGTAATCGAGGTGCAGTGCCTTGAGGCTGGCGATCAGATGCTCGCTGCTGCCGGCAACTTCGCGGACCTTGTCAGTGTCTTCGAGGCGTAGGATAAATTGGCCGCCGGCCTGCCGGGCGACGAGAAAAGCAAACAATGCCGTGCGAATGCCGCCAACATGCAAAAACCCTGTTGGTGAGGGTGCGAAACGAGTGCGTGTAGTCATGGGGTGATTATAGCACGCGGGCGCGGCGCTGGTAAACGTGATGGGTGTGCGTGCTTACGGGGCTGATTATAAACTAGTGGCGATTTTGGTGACTTGCTCGCTTGACAATGCCCCGCCGAGGGTGATTTGGTAGAGGACGCCGCCATTGATCCAGCTGGCCGTCCGGTCGGTGCTGTAAATAGTCAGACCGCCAGCGGTGGTGGTTTGGACCTCACCGCCGTCGGCGGTCAGGGTCTCTTTGAGGGCGGCGGAGTTGAGTGAGCTTTTTTGCTGGGTGATGGTGTAGGATTGGCCGCCGTCAGCGTAGGCAAATTTCATGCGGACTTCCCCGCTCTTGAAGGTAATTGGGCCACTCAGCGCATAGCCACTTGGGCGGTAGCCGGGGTATTTGGCGTTGATACCAGATTGGATAGCGGCGATGCGGGTGGAGATATTGGGCATACCGAGGTAGGTGAAATAGCCACCGATCAGCATGATGGCCAGGCCGACGGAGGCGACTTGCAGCCAGCGACCCATGCGACTCTTTGGTTTTTTGGCGCGGCGCGGCGCTTTTTGCGGGACAGTGGCGCGCTGCAGGGCTTCGGTGATGGCTTCGTTTTTGAGAACAGCGGCTGGCTTGGGCGCGAGGGCCACTGGATGCTGCTTGGCTGGAGCTTGGTTTGGTTTAACGATACGAGTTGAGTGATGATGCGGCGTGGCTGGACTGCGGCGAGTTGCAGTTCGGGTGGTCCGATGAGGCTGTTGGGCAGCACGAGCTTGAGCGCGCACCATGGTCGGGTGCGGTTCGGCAGGACGGTCACGCCTGGTTGGCTGCGGCTGGACACTCGGCATGCTCGGCGCAAATTTATTGACATGAACACTCATCGGGACGGAGGTGTTGCGCGTGATGTCGAGGCGACTGGCCAGGCGACGCTTGGCATGTGACGGCGCGGCGACATGGCGGCGACTGAGTGTCGTTGATTTTTGGCCGGCAGTTTTGTGGACGGTTTTATGGATGATTTGTTTGTTCATGAACCCCTCGTATTCCTAATGCTTATATTTTATTGTACAAAGAGGACATGCTTTTTGCAAGGGGCGAAATGTGGTATAATCTCTCATTATGTATCGAAAACAAAAGCGTGGTCTAGAACTTGCTCGCAGGACACTGATTTATACCATTATGGTGCTGACGGTGTGTATATTGGCGTTCATTTTGATTTTTCATACGCTTGGCTATCAGCTGAATCTTAAGACGCAGACGGTTGAGCAGCGGGCGCTGGTGCAGTATGATTCGCGGCCGCAAGGCGCACGGGTGTTTGTCGATGGCATGGAGCTCGGCAAGACACATATCAAGGGCATGCTTCCTGAGGGGCAGCATCAATTTTCCATGCGCCTGGATGGCTATGACGAGTGGCGCAAGGTCGTCGAGGTTAAGGCCGGGACACTGACCTGGCTATCATATGCGCGGCTGGTGCCGAGTGAGCGGGTGGTGAGTTCGGTCAAGGAATTTTCGTCGCTGGCCTCGGTGCGATTTTCGCCAAATTGGCGGTTCATGTTGGGCGTGATGCAAGCGACCGATGCGCCGAAGATCGTCTGGGGCGATTTGCGCGATTCGGATAAGCCAAAGTTTAATGAGGTGACATTGGATACGTCGGTGGTGGCGGGTTACGGCGGCCAGGCGACGGCGCACACGTTTAAGATTGTTGAGTGGGATTCGGGTAATCGCTACGCCATTCTCAAACACACCTACGCGGTCGAAGGCCAAGGTGAAAAAGTCCAGTGGCTGAAAGTCGACCGCGAGAATAAGACAGTGGTTGACATCGCGAAAGTGATCGGGCTGGAACTAAAAGATGTGCGCTTCCTCGGTGAGAGCGGCAACGAACTATACATACTACAGTCGAGCGGCGAACTGCGGCGAGCGGACTTAAACGCAGCGACGATTTCTGCGCCGCTGATCAGTCATGTGCAATCGTTCTCGGTGTATGGTGCGGATTATATCACCTACGTCGGGACAAATGGTACGAGCAAGTTGCAGCTGGCGGGAATTTGGCGCAAGGACTGGACTGAGCCAGTGGTCGTGCGGCGACAGACTGAGGCGGAGGCCTCGACGCCGTTGATGATCAAGTTTTCGCGCTATGATAATAAAGACGTGCTGGTGGTTGGCGTCGGCTCGGCGGTGACGCTGCACATGGGTGCGGCGCTAGACGGGTCGAGCTCGTCGGCGTCAAAATTACTTGGTCGCGTCAAGTCGATCGCTGCCGGTAAACCACTGACCGAGCTGGATCTGAGCGGTACTGGGCGGTTCGTCTTGATGCGAACGACGGCTGGCTTTATGAGTTATGATATTGAGCGGCAATCGATGTCGCATGATACGGCGCTGCCGACGGGAACGGTGCTTGACTGGCTGGATGATTATCACGTGTGGAGTGTTGAGGGCGGCAAGCTGGTGATGCGCGAGTTCGACGGCGCTAATCAATCGACGATGCTGGAGGCCAGCGAAGGGTTTGATGCGTCACTGTCGCACGACGGCGACTGGCTGTATGCTTTCCGCCGAGCTGATAACGGCACGGTGACGATGTCACGGCTACGGATGACGATCAAGCGCTAAGCACACCAGGCTAACTCTCTTATTGCTATTCTCGCTCTAGTCTTTGGCACCGAATAATCGTTCGAGTAATGTCGGCGATGGCTTACCCGGGATAGCGGCGGATCGAGTGGTGACTGGCTCGGTTGATTTGGCAGCGCC is drawn from Candidatus Saccharibacteria bacterium oral taxon 488 and contains these coding sequences:
- a CDS encoding glutamate--tRNA ligase, with the protein product MTTRTRFAPSPTGFLHVGGIRTALFAFLVARQAGGQFILRLEDTDKVREVAGSSEHLIASLKALHLDYDEGPDIGGPHGPYIQSQRLEHYRQWAQKLIDAGRAYADPYTPEQIQAFRDAAQAEKRAFRYRDHRPDNPPEWDGTMPLRFKTEPKSYTYHDEVMGDVTTSPEVVDDFILIKSDGYPTYNFAHIIDDTEMNITHVIRGQEFISSMPNYLALYEALGLPRPVFAHLPHIMNEQGNKKLGKRDGAKDVLDYIRDGYLPEALDSFIATMGWNDGTEQETFTMSELTAKFSLDRVQRSGARFDEKRLLWANGQFIRSLALDDLVRRANDFWPDSAAAADEDYRQRVLALAQDRLKTLRDLGGFGYFFAEPEINMELIDSNKQLKKLSEHERRELLETAHQELANLTDWTPELVQTRLNELLEITGQKPGILFSLIRIAITWAPFSPQLNDTLALIGRERTLARLERGITAFSAA
- a CDS encoding DUF4367 domain-containing protein; translated protein: MNKQIIHKTVHKTAGQKSTTLSRRHVAAPSHAKRRLASRLDITRNTSVPMSVHVNKFAPSMPSVQPQPTRRDRPAEPHPTMVRAQARAAQQPHRTTRTATRRSPATPHHHSTRIVKPNQAPAKQHPVALAPKPAAVLKNEAITEALQRATVPQKAPRRAKKPKSRMGRWLQVASVGLAIMLIGGYFTYLGMPNISTRIAAIQSGINAKYPGYRPSGYALSGPITFKSGEVRMKFAYADGGQSYTITQQKSSLNSAALKETLTADGGEVQTTTAGGLTIYSTDRTASWINGGVLYQITLGGALSSEQVTKIATSL
- a CDS encoding PEGA domain-containing protein, with product MYRKQKRGLELARRTLIYTIMVLTVCILAFILIFHTLGYQLNLKTQTVEQRALVQYDSRPQGARVFVDGMELGKTHIKGMLPEGQHQFSMRLDGYDEWRKVVEVKAGTLTWLSYARLVPSERVVSSVKEFSSLASVRFSPNWRFMLGVMQATDAPKIVWGDLRDSDKPKFNEVTLDTSVVAGYGGQATAHTFKIVEWDSGNRYAILKHTYAVEGQGEKVQWLKVDRENKTVVDIAKVIGLELKDVRFLGESGNELYILQSSGELRRADLNAATISAPLISHVQSFSVYGADYITYVGTNGTSKLQLAGIWRKDWTEPVVVRRQTEAEASTPLMIKFSRYDNKDVLVVGVGSAVTLHMGAALDGSSSSASKLLGRVKSIAAGKPLTELDLSGTGRFVLMRTTAGFMSYDIERQSMSHDTALPTGTVLDWLDDYHVWSVEGGKLVMREFDGANQSTMLEASEGFDASLSHDGDWLYAFRRADNGTVTMSRLRMTIKR